The following are from one region of the Veillonella nakazawae genome:
- a CDS encoding polysaccharide biosynthesis protein translates to MRSYLLPAILFIADIATIVIVAFISLFIRFDGYIEPRYIDQMVDALPILLISYMLMFLLMHLYTRIWRYAGMREVLAVFVATTVGTAIFYSSMFVFGKSLPRSIYFITWFLTTGAVGMGRMLLHYVALHYSSGDDGESGQVNTLIIGAGDAGATIAREIERYHKRSRRIIGFVDDDMFKHNRLMNGFRILGNREDIPMLVARYKVEEIIIAMPSVKRDVIREIMEICSPLKCKINTLPGMYQLLDDEVLVSHLHPISIEDLLERDEIHLDTSKVEPYLKDKVVLVTGAGGSIGSEICRQVLRVRPKKLLLLGHGENSIYLIHQELRSIVTEGTLVPIIADIRDKNQLDQIFTDYEPDVVFHAAAHKHVPLMEIQPIAAVLNNIYGTRNVADVAGAHGVERFVMISTDKAVNPTSVMGATKRVAEKVVLGMNHKYDTKFITVRFGNVLGSRGSVIPLFRKQIEAGGPVTVTDPEMTRYFMTIPEASQLVLQAGAMGNGGEVFLLDMGEPVKIVDLAKNMIRLSGFEPDKDIRIEFTGLRPGEKLYEELLTAEEGTNTTTHKKIFEAALEDVNQEWLSREIDRFETCKSDLDVINVLQDIVPTYHPNHNV, encoded by the coding sequence TTGCGTTCATATTTATTACCAGCCATACTATTTATTGCCGATATTGCGACGATTGTTATTGTTGCTTTCATTAGTTTATTTATTAGATTTGATGGCTATATAGAACCTCGATATATTGATCAAATGGTAGACGCATTGCCAATATTGCTGATTTCGTATATGTTGATGTTCTTGCTTATGCATCTATATACGCGTATTTGGCGTTATGCAGGGATGCGAGAGGTATTGGCAGTATTTGTCGCTACGACAGTAGGTACAGCAATCTTTTACTCCTCTATGTTTGTATTTGGTAAATCATTACCAAGATCAATCTATTTTATTACTTGGTTCCTTACAACTGGTGCAGTAGGTATGGGACGTATGTTGCTACATTATGTGGCGCTTCATTATAGCAGTGGTGATGATGGTGAAAGTGGTCAAGTGAATACGTTGATCATTGGTGCTGGCGATGCAGGGGCAACTATTGCTCGTGAAATTGAACGGTATCATAAGCGCTCTCGTCGAATCATTGGCTTTGTAGATGATGATATGTTCAAACATAACCGCCTTATGAATGGCTTTAGAATTTTAGGTAATCGTGAAGATATTCCAATGCTTGTAGCAAGATATAAGGTTGAAGAAATTATCATTGCTATGCCATCGGTAAAGCGTGATGTTATTCGAGAAATCATGGAAATCTGCTCACCTCTAAAATGTAAAATCAACACATTACCTGGGATGTACCAATTATTAGATGATGAGGTTTTAGTATCTCATTTGCATCCTATTTCCATTGAAGATTTATTGGAACGTGATGAGATTCATCTCGACACATCAAAAGTAGAACCATATTTAAAAGATAAAGTCGTTCTTGTTACGGGAGCAGGTGGTTCTATTGGCTCTGAAATTTGTCGTCAAGTATTACGGGTTAGACCTAAAAAACTATTGTTACTAGGTCATGGTGAAAATAGTATTTATCTTATTCACCAAGAGTTGCGTTCAATTGTAACTGAAGGTACATTGGTTCCCATTATTGCTGATATTCGAGATAAAAATCAGTTAGACCAAATCTTTACCGATTATGAACCAGATGTAGTATTCCATGCAGCAGCTCATAAACATGTACCGCTTATGGAAATCCAACCGATTGCAGCGGTGTTAAATAATATTTATGGCACTCGTAATGTGGCAGATGTAGCAGGCGCACATGGTGTTGAGCGCTTCGTTATGATTTCCACAGATAAAGCGGTAAATCCAACAAGTGTTATGGGGGCTACGAAACGGGTGGCAGAAAAGGTTGTACTTGGTATGAATCACAAGTACGATACAAAGTTTATTACCGTTCGCTTTGGTAATGTTCTTGGTAGTCGCGGTTCTGTTATTCCATTATTCCGCAAACAAATTGAAGCTGGTGGACCTGTAACAGTTACAGATCCTGAAATGACTCGTTACTTTATGACTATTCCAGAAGCAAGCCAACTTGTATTACAAGCTGGTGCAATGGGAAATGGTGGTGAAGTGTTCTTATTAGATATGGGTGAACCAGTAAAAATTGTTGATTTAGCGAAAAATATGATTCGTCTGTCTGGATTTGAGCCTGATAAAGATATTCGCATTGAGTTTACTGGTTTGCGTCCAGGTGAAAAGCTATATGAAGAATTATTAACTGCTGAAGAAGGTACTAATACAACTACACATAAGAAAATCTTTGAAGCTGCCTTAGAAGATGTAAATCAAGAATGGTTAAGCCGTGAAATTGATCGCTTTGAAACATGTAAATCTGACTTGGATGTAATCAATGTATTACAAGACATCGTTCCTACATATCATCCAAATCATAATGTATAA
- a CDS encoding polysaccharide biosynthesis/export family protein — protein MNKKQYMMMAAFLCATTTSMAAPVNVTAEQSYDSKILQTEGHAPLETSASVVSSDKVYRLRQGDELTIQVVQQADLGTRNGNDIMYTVRPDGYVSFPMVGPVKADGLTVDEFTAQLQQGLSRYIINPDITVNVTKLGGVRVYVFGEINKPGAYTLTKSSTVLDAIGAAGSFNWDTAKKKIYLIHQDNPEKPIPINLNRMLQTGDMSENYIMREGDVLYLTKNSRINFARDIAPILTGAYMVSRIGKD, from the coding sequence ATGAATAAAAAACAGTATATGATGATGGCCGCATTCTTATGTGCCACAACAACATCCATGGCTGCACCTGTTAATGTAACAGCTGAACAGTCTTACGATTCTAAAATATTACAAACTGAAGGCCACGCACCACTAGAAACTAGTGCATCTGTAGTGAGCTCTGATAAGGTGTATCGTCTACGACAAGGTGATGAACTAACTATTCAAGTTGTACAACAAGCAGATCTTGGTACACGTAATGGTAACGATATTATGTACACTGTTCGTCCTGACGGATATGTATCATTCCCTATGGTGGGACCAGTGAAAGCAGATGGTTTAACCGTCGATGAGTTTACCGCCCAATTACAGCAAGGTTTATCTCGGTACATTATTAATCCGGATATTACTGTAAATGTTACAAAACTCGGAGGAGTTCGGGTGTACGTATTCGGTGAGATTAATAAGCCTGGTGCTTATACATTGACTAAGTCTAGTACTGTTCTTGATGCGATTGGTGCGGCTGGTAGCTTTAACTGGGATACAGCTAAAAAGAAAATTTACTTAATTCATCAAGACAATCCTGAAAAACCAATTCCTATTAATTTAAATCGCATGTTACAAACTGGAGATATGTCCGAAAACTATATTATGCGAGAAGGTGATGTTCTTTACTTGACTAAAAATAGTCGTATTAACTTTGCTCGTGATATTGCTCCAATTTTGACTGGTGCATACATGGTATCACGTATCGGTAAGGATTAA